Proteins encoded within one genomic window of Lactococcus garvieae:
- a CDS encoding DUF4931 domain-containing protein, whose protein sequence is MIEHTDNPLIFNMEINKNKYANLAETKRVCPFCDTPNLKDILDIQKHKIWLKNKFPTVENSLMTVIIESDKHLGDISTYSVEENRQVFRFAFECWQKLLDDPKYQSVLMFKNFGPHSGGTLRHPHMQIVGLEDADGYEHISPENFEGVTIKHNSVDITLSTRPIMGFVEFNVIITNLANIDHLADRVQTITHYLLEDYMNGRCDSYNLFFYKMPESERYICKIVPRFITSPYFIGYKIPQVNKNNRLEEIAKELQEKLG, encoded by the coding sequence ATGATTGAACACACTGATAATCCCCTGATTTTTAACATGGAAATTAATAAAAACAAATATGCAAATTTGGCAGAAACAAAGAGAGTTTGTCCTTTTTGTGATACTCCAAATCTTAAAGACATTTTAGACATACAGAAGCATAAAATTTGGCTAAAAAACAAATTTCCTACTGTCGAGAATTCCTTAATGACAGTTATTATTGAATCTGATAAACACTTGGGCGATATTTCCACATATTCTGTAGAAGAAAATCGTCAAGTTTTCCGCTTTGCTTTTGAGTGCTGGCAAAAATTGCTGGATGACCCTAAGTATCAGTCTGTATTAATGTTTAAAAACTTCGGCCCGCATTCTGGTGGGACACTTCGTCATCCTCACATGCAAATCGTGGGTTTAGAAGACGCTGACGGCTATGAACACATTTCACCTGAGAATTTTGAAGGGGTAACGATTAAGCACAACAGTGTGGATATTACACTTTCCACACGACCAATTATGGGGTTTGTTGAGTTTAATGTCATTATCACTAATTTAGCCAATATTGACCATTTGGCTGATAGAGTTCAGACTATCACGCATTATTTGCTCGAAGATTATATGAATGGACGCTGTGATTCTTATAACCTCTTCTTTTATAAAATGCCCGAGAGTGAACGCTACATCTGTAAAATAGTTCCTCGTTTCATTACCTCACCTTATTTTATTGGCTACAAAATTCCTCAGGTCAACAAAAATAATCGTCTAGAGGAAATCGCTAAAGAATTACAAGAAAAACTGGGTTAG
- a CDS encoding YiiX/YebB-like N1pC/P60 family cysteine hydrolase, which yields MIAITNRGISGSWHAGIVAPQYPKVTAESSPNTNGVRFQSNFEGRGKVGKYNVWQTGVKSTSVSQDWHAGHWAGRQAGKPYNFNFYRTNNRNSFYCSQLVWAAYMDVAKVNLNTSAYDIPGARAIHPSELLYNNKVQLIYRAK from the coding sequence GTGATTGCTATTACAAATAGAGGGATTTCAGGAAGTTGGCATGCGGGGATAGTAGCACCTCAGTATCCTAAAGTTACAGCAGAATCTTCACCAAATACAAATGGCGTTAGATTTCAATCTAATTTTGAAGGTCGCGGAAAAGTAGGCAAATATAATGTCTGGCAAACGGGTGTAAAGTCAACGTCTGTTTCACAAGACTGGCACGCAGGCCATTGGGCGGGGAGACAAGCTGGAAAGCCCTATAACTTTAACTTCTATCGAACCAACAATAGAAATAGTTTTTACTGTTCACAGCTCGTTTGGGCAGCCTATATGGATGTTGCCAAAGTTAATCTCAATACTTCGGCTTATGATATCCCAGGCGCACGTGCTATTCATCCTTCCGAGTTACTTTATAATAATAAAGTCCAGCTGATTTATCGTGCAAAATAA
- the rpsA gene encoding 30S ribosomal protein S1, protein MNEFETLLNSVEDVKVRDVVKGEILTIENGQATVAIVGTGVEGVLTLREITNDRDADINTFVKPGDILDLLVIKQIVGKDAEGANVYLLSLKRLEARKAWTELEGKEGEILTVKVTKDVKGGLSVDYNGVRGFIPASMIDTYFVKDTKKFVGQEIEAKIIEINASENRFILSRRAVVEAETIEMRKEAFAQLNEGDIVEGTVSRVTNFGAFVDLGGIDGLVHVSELSHNRVKRPSDVVKPGDKVEVKILKLDEEAGRLSLSLKATQAGPWEQVEEKAPVGSTVEGTVKRLTDFGAFVELFPGVEGLVHVSQISWERVENPKDVLKVGQVVNVKVLDVKPEEERISLSIKALEEAPARPARNNDDGEKRDRKPRAPRKAAKPSYDLPETQEGFSLADFLGEDFDINDL, encoded by the coding sequence ATGAATGAATTTGAAACATTGTTAAACAGCGTTGAGGACGTTAAAGTACGTGACGTCGTAAAGGGTGAAATCCTTACTATCGAAAACGGGCAAGCAACAGTTGCTATCGTTGGTACAGGTGTTGAAGGTGTCCTTACACTTCGCGAAATCACAAACGACCGTGATGCTGATATCAATACATTCGTAAAACCTGGTGATATTCTTGATTTGCTTGTTATCAAACAAATCGTTGGTAAAGACGCTGAAGGTGCAAATGTATACCTTCTTTCATTGAAACGTCTTGAAGCTCGTAAAGCTTGGACTGAACTTGAAGGTAAAGAAGGCGAAATCCTTACTGTTAAAGTAACGAAAGACGTTAAAGGCGGACTTTCAGTAGATTATAACGGTGTCCGTGGATTTATCCCAGCGTCTATGATTGATACATACTTCGTTAAAGATACTAAGAAATTTGTTGGTCAAGAAATTGAAGCAAAAATTATCGAAATCAACGCATCTGAAAACCGCTTCATCCTTAGCCGTCGTGCTGTAGTTGAAGCTGAAACTATCGAAATGCGTAAAGAAGCTTTTGCTCAATTGAACGAAGGCGATATCGTTGAAGGTACTGTTTCACGCGTTACTAACTTTGGTGCATTCGTTGACCTTGGTGGTATCGATGGACTTGTTCACGTTTCTGAACTTAGCCACAACCGCGTTAAACGTCCATCAGACGTTGTAAAACCTGGTGATAAAGTTGAAGTTAAAATCTTGAAACTTGATGAAGAAGCTGGTCGTCTTTCACTCTCTCTTAAAGCTACACAAGCTGGCCCATGGGAACAAGTTGAAGAAAAAGCACCAGTTGGCTCAACTGTTGAAGGAACTGTTAAACGTCTCACTGACTTTGGTGCATTCGTAGAACTCTTCCCAGGCGTTGAAGGACTCGTTCACGTTTCACAAATTTCTTGGGAACGTGTTGAAAATCCAAAAGACGTACTTAAAGTTGGTCAAGTTGTGAACGTTAAAGTTCTCGATGTTAAACCTGAAGAAGAACGTATCTCACTTTCAATCAAAGCATTGGAAGAAGCTCCAGCTCGCCCAGCTCGTAACAACGATGATGGTGAAAAACGTGACCGTAAACCACGCGCTCCACGTAAAGCAGCTAAACCAAGCTACGATCTTCCTGAAACTCAAGAAGGTTTCTCACTCGCAGACTTCCTCGGAGAAGACTTCGACATCAACGATTTGTAA
- the mnmA gene encoding tRNA 2-thiouridine(34) synthase MnmA encodes MMDNSKTRVVVGMSGGVDSSVTALMLKEQGYDVVGVFMKNWDDTDENGVCTATEDYKDVAAVADQIGIPYYSVNFEKEYWDRVFEYFLAEYRAGRTPNPDVMCNKEIKFKAFLDYAMELGADYVATGHYARVTTDEDGTVHMLRGVDNNKDQTYFLSQLSQEQLKKTMFPLGHLEKPEVRAIAERAGLATAKKKDSTGICFIGEKNFKEFLTNYLPATAGKMMTLDGVEMGTHAGLMYYTIGQRGGLGIGGQHGQTTSDPWFVVGKDLSSNTLYVGQGFHHEHLYSDNLTASELSFTRPMPEEFEMHCTAKFRYRQEDTGVTISVKGDKVAVKFDEPVRAITPGQAVVFYDKDECLGGALIDFAYKNGQIMQYQ; translated from the coding sequence ATAATGGATAATTCAAAAACAAGAGTCGTCGTTGGTATGTCCGGCGGTGTCGACAGTTCGGTTACAGCATTAATGCTGAAAGAACAAGGTTATGACGTCGTTGGTGTCTTCATGAAAAACTGGGATGATACTGATGAAAATGGTGTCTGCACAGCAACGGAAGATTACAAAGATGTAGCGGCAGTAGCAGATCAAATCGGGATTCCTTACTATTCTGTCAATTTTGAAAAAGAATATTGGGATCGTGTATTTGAATACTTCCTTGCCGAATATCGTGCAGGACGTACTCCCAACCCAGATGTTATGTGTAACAAGGAAATTAAGTTTAAAGCATTCCTTGATTATGCGATGGAACTTGGAGCTGACTATGTTGCAACCGGGCACTATGCCCGTGTAACCACAGATGAAGACGGTACAGTCCACATGCTCCGTGGTGTGGATAATAATAAAGATCAAACCTACTTCCTCAGTCAACTGTCACAAGAACAACTTAAGAAAACAATGTTCCCACTGGGACATTTAGAAAAACCCGAAGTACGTGCCATTGCAGAACGTGCAGGTCTAGCTACAGCCAAGAAAAAAGACTCTACTGGAATCTGCTTCATTGGTGAAAAGAATTTTAAAGAATTTTTGACAAACTATCTTCCTGCAACCGCAGGAAAAATGATGACTTTAGATGGTGTAGAAATGGGTACACATGCTGGACTTATGTACTATACTATTGGTCAACGTGGAGGTTTGGGAATTGGTGGACAACATGGACAAACAACAAGCGATCCTTGGTTTGTTGTGGGTAAGGACTTGAGTAGCAATACACTTTATGTAGGTCAAGGCTTTCATCATGAGCATCTCTATTCCGATAATTTGACTGCAAGTGAACTCAGTTTCACGCGTCCAATGCCGGAAGAATTTGAAATGCATTGTACTGCTAAATTCCGCTATCGTCAAGAAGATACGGGTGTAACCATCTCTGTTAAAGGTGACAAGGTCGCTGTTAAGTTTGATGAACCCGTGCGTGCCATTACACCAGGACAAGCAGTAGTCTTTTACGATAAAGATGAATGCCTTGGAGGCGCATTGATTGACTTTGCTTATAAAAATGGTCAAATTATGCAATATCAATAA
- a CDS encoding YfhO family protein yields MFDFIKKNIWLMIGSFVLPIGLLGIAFASLGIYWGSDVSTLAGDAYHQYVAIHTLYRDILHNGNLGFLYTFTNGLGLNLYAFSAYYMGSFFMPITYFFNVHNMPDALYLITLLKFGSIGLSSYIAVKNMYKKLPSLLVLALSTSFALMSFLTSQIEIIMWLDVFIWLPLIIWGMHSLQDFGKRRLYFISLSLLFIQNYYFGFMVAIFLVLYFLVRSTFEKWSWKKFLDFAVTSTLAALTSLVMLLPMYLDLKANNTQALSQINGLWTQNSAVFDLFAKNFIGTYDTTQYDAVPMIYLGLFPLLLAMTFFFLPKIKWRTKISFGILLAFLIASFYLQILDLAWQGMHSPNMFLHRYAFLFSLLILIMACEALTRFKQLKLWMFLLPFTLLGVTFVATAIWGEYSYLDTLHFALTLLFALAYLLVVLSFFKKWLNWRILALVLFLFMITEAGLNSYYQLSGIKKEWNFASRKYYNTQTNFINPLVTNIHSRTDKAFVRTENTVPDTANDGMKYNYNALSQFSSVRNSNSSKVMGLLGFHTDSTYLNLRYPENTLIMDSLLSIHYNINQFQLEKYGFNQIKPSLFENKNAQSLGLFVQGAFKDVNLKKSEKDIIPNQEAFLNQLTNRKDKYFTQFYVDSETSNSTISGSKDQVTLVRKVGEDGGVSVTYGITVPARSQAYLELPDVSYLNQNSRTTNITISSGKKVLHAYNVNSNDVGNFYNLGKFDKETKVQVSISFPENSQVSFKTTRFLALNIDKYQAAMDSLKKADVKTEQTKNGVTLTYNTSQSGQIFLTLPYDKGWSAKLDGKTVRLDKAQEGFMKVNAPAGQHKVELHFFPQGLKAGIACFVAGLLLFVGYDFLYRKKQH; encoded by the coding sequence ATGTTTGATTTTATCAAGAAAAATATTTGGTTGATGATTGGCAGTTTTGTTTTGCCAATTGGCTTGCTAGGTATAGCTTTTGCTTCTTTAGGAATTTACTGGGGGAGTGATGTTTCAACCTTAGCAGGTGATGCTTATCATCAATACGTTGCTATTCATACACTCTATCGTGATATCCTCCATAATGGAAACTTAGGCTTTCTCTATACTTTTACCAATGGTTTAGGCCTTAATCTCTATGCTTTTTCAGCTTACTATATGGGTAGTTTTTTCATGCCCATAACTTACTTTTTCAATGTCCACAACATGCCTGATGCTCTCTATTTGATAACCCTTTTAAAATTCGGGTCTATTGGACTTTCAAGCTATATTGCAGTGAAGAATATGTATAAGAAGCTTCCTTCTCTCCTCGTACTTGCTTTATCTACTTCCTTTGCCTTAATGAGCTTTTTAACCAGTCAAATTGAAATCATTATGTGGCTTGATGTTTTTATTTGGCTTCCCTTAATTATTTGGGGAATGCACTCCCTTCAGGACTTTGGGAAACGCCGTCTTTATTTCATTAGCCTAAGTCTTTTGTTTATTCAAAATTACTATTTTGGCTTCATGGTCGCAATTTTTTTAGTGCTATATTTCTTAGTGCGTTCTACATTTGAAAAATGGTCTTGGAAAAAGTTCTTAGATTTTGCTGTTACCTCTACTTTAGCTGCTTTAACAAGCCTAGTTATGCTTTTGCCTATGTACCTTGATCTCAAAGCGAATAATACGCAGGCCTTATCACAAATAAACGGTCTTTGGACCCAGAACTCTGCTGTTTTTGACCTCTTTGCTAAAAATTTTATCGGAACTTATGACACCACGCAGTATGATGCTGTTCCCATGATTTATCTTGGGCTTTTCCCTCTTCTTCTAGCAATGACCTTTTTCTTCCTTCCCAAAATAAAATGGCGTACAAAAATATCTTTTGGCATTTTGCTCGCCTTTCTTATCGCTTCCTTTTATCTGCAAATTCTTGATTTAGCTTGGCAAGGCATGCACTCGCCTAACATGTTTTTACATCGTTATGCTTTCCTATTTTCTTTGCTCATCTTAATCATGGCTTGTGAGGCTCTCACGCGCTTCAAACAACTAAAATTATGGATGTTTTTACTTCCTTTCACACTCCTTGGTGTCACTTTTGTTGCTACTGCAATATGGGGAGAGTATTCTTATCTCGATACTCTACATTTTGCACTTACATTACTTTTTGCACTTGCTTATTTGCTTGTGGTCTTGTCTTTCTTTAAAAAGTGGCTCAATTGGCGTATTTTAGCTCTTGTCCTATTCTTATTTATGATTACAGAAGCTGGTTTGAACAGTTATTATCAACTTTCAGGTATTAAGAAAGAATGGAATTTTGCAAGCAGAAAGTACTATAATACTCAAACGAATTTTATCAATCCATTGGTCACAAATATTCACTCTAGAACTGATAAGGCATTTGTCCGAACAGAAAATACAGTGCCTGACACTGCAAACGATGGGATGAAATACAATTATAATGCACTTTCCCAATTTTCTTCTGTACGCAACAGTAATTCTAGTAAAGTAATGGGCTTACTGGGTTTCCATACTGATAGTACTTATCTCAACTTACGCTATCCTGAAAATACTTTAATTATGGACTCTCTTCTTTCTATTCATTACAATATTAATCAATTTCAACTGGAAAAATATGGTTTTAATCAGATTAAACCCTCCTTGTTTGAAAATAAGAATGCCCAATCTTTAGGACTGTTTGTTCAGGGTGCTTTTAAGGATGTTAATCTCAAGAAATCCGAGAAAGACATCATCCCTAACCAAGAAGCCTTCCTCAATCAGCTGACGAATCGAAAGGACAAATATTTTACTCAATTCTATGTAGATTCTGAGACAAGTAATAGTACGATATCGGGGAGTAAAGATCAAGTTACTCTTGTCCGGAAAGTCGGAGAAGACGGTGGCGTATCTGTAACTTATGGTATCACTGTACCAGCTCGCAGTCAGGCTTATCTTGAACTCCCTGATGTCAGCTATTTAAATCAAAACTCTAGAACAACTAATATCACTATCAGCTCTGGTAAAAAAGTACTGCATGCTTATAATGTCAACAGTAATGATGTTGGTAATTTCTACAATCTTGGAAAATTTGATAAAGAGACGAAGGTCCAAGTGAGCATCTCTTTCCCCGAGAACTCGCAAGTTTCTTTCAAAACAACAAGATTTTTAGCCTTAAATATAGATAAATATCAAGCTGCTATGGACAGCTTAAAAAAAGCAGATGTCAAAACTGAGCAAACCAAAAATGGGGTCACACTCACTTATAATACAAGCCAGTCGGGACAAATCTTTCTGACGCTTCCCTATGATAAGGGCTGGTCTGCGAAACTGGATGGTAAAACCGTGCGACTAGATAAGGCACAAGAGGGCTTTATGAAAGTTAATGCCCCTGCTGGACAACATAAAGTAGAATTACACTTCTTTCCTCAAGGGCTCAAAGCTGGAATTGCTTGCTTCGTCGCTGGTCTCCTTCTATTTGTTGGTTATGATTTCCTTTACAGAAAAAAACAGCACTGA